From a single Eleginops maclovinus isolate JMC-PN-2008 ecotype Puerto Natales chromosome 18, JC_Emac_rtc_rv5, whole genome shotgun sequence genomic region:
- the LOC134879923 gene encoding P2Y purinoceptor 14 has product MDHLNTSNLPNNQSDFDRVSTLKVLLPPLYLLTWLVGGALNGVAACIFFRVPSDSGLVVYLKNMVVADLLMLTSFPFKAAADLGVGGWRMHVVTCRYTGVLFYSCMYVGIVFMGFISLERYMKIVRHNSSNTSTCWSRWCSVSRLHLLQSPGFARALALLTWMSLLLSVLPNVLLTSNPANETNAHQCMQLKTPFGLQWHKYSTYFNIGLFWLALCLLSFCYTSIACRLYSSYRLIRRGQSNACRKSKRSIFSILVVFFVCFVPYHVLRVPYTLSQGKGSGFINDDRFLLFQLKEATLFLSAFNVCLDPVIYFLMCRTFRESLLRKLSGRRGRGRGRGRSRRGSLTTGQSFTNLGGGEEVRERGKDTRIGD; this is encoded by the exons atggatcacctgaacaccagcaacCTCCCCAACAACCAATCAGACTTCGACAGAGTGTCTACCCTGAAGGTGCTGCTGCCGCCGCTCTACCTGCTCACCTGGCTGGTGGGCGGGGCCCTGAACGGCGTCGCCGCCTGCATCTTCTTCCGGGTGCCCAGCGACTCAGGGCTGGTGGTGTACCTGAAGAACATGGTGGTGGCTGACCTCCTCATGCTCACCAGCTTCCCCTTCAAGGCGGCGGCCGATCTGGGCGTGGGGGGGTGGCGCATGCACGTGGTCACCTGCCGCTACACCGGTGTGCTCTTCTACTCCTGCATGTACGTGGGCATCGTCTTCATGGGCTTCATCAGCCTCGAACGCTACATGAAGATCGTCCGACACAACTCGTCTAACACCTCCACCTGCTG GTCGCGGTGGTGCAGCGTCTCCAGGCTGCACCTCCTGCAGAGCCCAGGCTTTGCTCGGGCGCTGGCGCTGCTCACCTGGATGTCCCTGCTGCTCAGCGTGCTGCCAAACGTGCTGCTCACCAGCAATCCTGCAAACGAGACGAACGCGCATCAATGCATGCAGCTGAAGACACCGTTCGGCCTGCAGTGGCACAAGTACTCCACCTATTTCAACATCGGCCTCTTCTGGCTGGCGCTGTGCCTGCTCTCCTTCTGCTACACCTCCATCGCCTGCCGGCTGTACAGCTCGTACCGCCTCATTCGCCGTGGCCAGAGCAACGCCTGCAGGAAGTCCAAGCGCAGCATATTCAGCATCCTGGTGGTGTTCTTCGTGTGCTTCGTGCCGTACCACGTGCTGCGCGTCCCGTACACGTTAAGCCAGGGTAAGGGGTCGGGCTTCATCAATGACGACCGGTTCCTGCTATTCCAGCTGAAGGAGGCCACGCTCTTCCTCTCGGCCTTCAACGTCTGCCTCGACCCTGTCATCTACTTCCTGATGTGCCGCACCTTCAGGGAGTCGCTGCTCAGGAAGCTAtcggggaggagagggagggggagggggagggggaggagtaGGCGGGGGTCACTCACCACCGGTCAGTCCTTCACAAATTTAGGCGggggagaggaggtgagggaaAGAGGGAAGGACACAAGGATAGGAGACTGA
- the LOC134879940 gene encoding uncharacterized protein LOC134879940 — protein sequence MDSDNSDSSSDPDTFFEVAESDPMLEDNVRGVMPYRYEPYLDELEPQGSTESSDGEAEGAVGGAAVADGRMPMDFGRLQHVEWCSCGRCEPMPLVVESVCCREQSRVCERREEEGADTRCITEHSGFEPVCLNLHVLRTAHFHYRQEYGDVEGNEWKRYTGYRQFVRWCYEYLGRHVRVPIPSCVVWCIRRTFPSIDYRGFQDTNSP from the exons atggattctgacaactccgattcatcctcggatcctgacacatttttcgaagtggcagagtccgacccaatgctggaggacaatgtgaggggcgttatgccctatagatacgagccatacttggatgagttggagccacagggttctacggaaagttcggatggcgaggcagaaggcgctgttggtggtgctgctgtggcagacggtcggatgcctatggattttggcagactacagcacgtggaatg gtgttcttgtgggagatgtgagccaatgccactggtagtggagtcggtgtgctgccgcgaacagtcaagagtgtgcgagaggagagaggaggagggagcagacacccgctgcatcacagaacattctggctttgagccagtttgtctgaatctgcatgTTCTGCGCACCGCACATTTCCACTATCGGCAAGAATACGGGGATGTAGAGGGAAACGA gTGGAAGAGGTACACTGGATACAGACAGTTTGTGCGATGGTGCTACGAGTACCTGGGAAGACATGTCAGGGTCCCCATACCttcctgtgtggtgtggtgtatccggagaacttttccctccattgatTACAGGGGGTTCCAGGACACCAACAGCCCGTGA